A stretch of the Xiphias gladius isolate SHS-SW01 ecotype Sanya breed wild chromosome 21, ASM1685928v1, whole genome shotgun sequence genome encodes the following:
- the rps10 gene encoding 40S ribosomal protein S10, translating into MLMPKKNRIAIYELLFKEGVMVAKKDVHLAKHPELADKNVPNLHVMKAMQSLKSCGYVKEQFAWRHFYWYLTNEGIQYLRDFLHLPPEIVPATLRRQTRPETARPRPKGVEGERPARLNRGEADRDAYRRSAAPPGADKKAEAGAGAATEFQFRGGFGRGRGQQPQ; encoded by the exons ATGCTGATGCCCAAGAAGAACCGCATTGCTATCTATGAGCTCCTCTTCAAGGAGGGAGTCATGGTGGCCAAGAAAGATGTCCACCTGGCCAAGCATCCCGAGCTTGCTGACAAGAATGTGCCCAACCTTCATGTGATGAAAGCGATGCAG tcCTTGAAGTCCTGTGGGTATGTCAAGGAGCAATTTGCCTGGCGTCATTTTTACTGGTATCTCACCAATGAGGGTATCCAGTACCTGAGAGACTTCCTCCACCTTCCCCCTGAGATCGTCCCCGCCACCCTGCGCCGCCAGACCCGCCCTGAGACCGCAAGGCCCAGGCCCAAGG gaGTGGAAGGAGAGAGGCCCGCCCGCCTTAACCGTggggaggcagacagagatgCATACAGGCGATCTGCTGCACCCC CTGGTGCTGACAAGAAAGCAGAGGCCGGTGCTGGAGCTGCCACAGAGTTCCAGTTT